The DNA segment TTTACCTACCAGAACATCCCTAACAACATCCAGGTTTCCTTCAAGGGTTTCAGGAGCTTTTATATATTCTGGATCAGCCCTTTCAATTCCAAAATCCTCAGGATAAATATCAAATACCTTTATTTTTCCTTCATCCAGTAATGCAACCTTTGTTTTTCCTATGGTTGATATTTCATCCATTGCAGGTTCATCCCTGTCATCAAATCCATGGACAACCATTGCCCTCTTGAGTCCAAGGTTTTTCAGAACCTCTGCAACAACCTCAACGTATTCAGGGTCAAAAACTCCAAGTAGCTGGACATCTGCTTTTGCAGGGGATGTTAAAGGCCCAATTATGTTAAAGACAGTTCTTATTCCAAGTTCCTTCCTCACGGGCATAACATGTTTCATTGCAGGGTGGAAGTTAGGTGCAAACATGAACCCTATGCCTGCATCCTCAAGGCAATGCTCAACTCCCCTTGCACCGCAGTTTATGTTCACGCCGAGTGCCTCCAGAACATCTGCACCACCACATTTACTGGTTATGCTGCGGTTTCCATGTTTTGCAATGGCAACACCACATGCTGCTGCTATTAAAGATGCTGCCGTGCTTACGTTGAAGGTTTTAAATCTGTCCCCACCTGTACCACACGTGTCAACGAGTGGAATATCCATATCTGGGTTCACATTTATGCATGCGTCCCTCATTGCCCTTGAAAATCCTGTTATTTCAGGGGCTGATTCTCTCTTAACTGCAAGTCCAGTGAGAATAGCGGCTATGTGCACATTACTTGCCCTGCCACTTATCATCTCACTCATGCAATTGTAAGCCTCTTCTTCACTTAGATCCTTCCTGGAAGCCACTTTTTTCAGGTAATCTACCATCATCTCTGTCATCTCCCTGGATCTATCCCTGAATCCTTGTTGCATTTTTCAGTTCAGCACATGCTTCCTTCACTTTATCAAGGAGAACTGTTTTATCTTTGAGGTTTTCTTCAACTATGTTTATGAGGGCACTTCCAATAATTGCACCGTCAGCTCCGGCTTTTATAACTTCTGCTACATGTTCTGGTTTTGAAATTCCAAACCCAACACATAACGGTAGGTCTGTGTGGCTGCGCATTCTCTCTACAAGCTCAACACTACTGGTCTTAACCTCGGATCTGGCACCTGTAACACCCATAACCGATACAACGTAAAGAAATCCTGAGCACATCTCTGCAATCTGTTTGAGTCTTTCGTTACTGGTTGTCTGGGCTGCCAGGAATATTGGGTCAATTCCATGCTTTCTTGCTGCTTTCACAGATTCTTCTGCTTCTTCAGGAGGTAGATCTGCGGCGAGAACACCATTTACACCCGATTTCAGTGCATCCTCATAAAATTTATTTATTCCACGTTGGTATATGAGGTTGTAGTACACAAGAAGACCTATTGGAATTTCTGTGAATTCACGTATCCTTCTTATGAATTCAAAACATTTATCTGTGGTCATACCTGCATTCAAGGCTCTTAAATCTGCAGACTGTACTGTTTGGCCATCTGCAACTGGGTCACTGAATGGAAATCCTATTTCAAGAGCATCTGCTCCTCCTTCAACCATTTTTTTAATGATCTCTAATGATGTTTCAAAGTCAGGGTCTCCTGCAACCATGAATGGTATGAAAACACCTTCTCCTTTATCTTTAACCCTTTTAAACATTTCTTGATAAGTTTCTGTCATCAAAGTCACATCCTCATTTTTTTCCATGGGACTCACAGTTCTTCCCCCATTTCCTTTGCAACTAAGAACATGTCCTTGTCTCCCCTTCCAGATAAGTTTACAATTATGGTTTTTCCCTTGTTTTCAGGCATTTTAGCATATTTTTCAGCGTATGCAACTGCATGAGAACTTTCAAGTGCAGGTATTATTCCCTCGTACTTGGATAGAAGTTCAAATCCTCGGAGTGCTTCTTCGTTGGTTACTGCAACGTACTTTGCACGGCCTGAAGTGTGGAGGTAGGCATGTTCTGGTCCAACACCAGGATAGTCCAGGCCTGCAGAAACTGAACTTGCCTCCTTTATCTGTCCGTCCTGATTCTGGAGTACGTAGGATAATGATCCGTGGAGTACTCCCTCCGTGCCCTTGCAGAGTGTGGCGCCTGTTTTGTCTGTTTCTACTCCTTCTCCCCCACCTTCCACTCCAATTAGATCAACTTCTTCATCATCAAGGAATCCTGAGAATAGTCCCATTGCATTACTTCCACCGCCGACACATGCTATTGCTGCATCAGGTAGTTTTCCTTCTTTTTCAAGTATCTGTTTCCTTGCTTCCTGCCCTATAACGCTCTGGAAATGTTTTACCATTGTTGGGTATGGGTGTGGACCCATGGTTGTTCCTATGAGGTAGTGGGTTGTTTCGATGTTGGTGATCCAGTCCCTGAATGCCTCGTTTATTGCATCTTTAAGTGTTTTTGAACCTGAGTGTACTGGAAGTACCTTTGCTCCGGATATTTCCATTCTGAACACGTTGAGCTTCTGTCTCTCAACATCTTCACTTCCCATGTACACTTCTACTGGAATTTTGAAGTTGGCACCCACTACTGCTGTTGCAATTCCATGCTGTCCTGCACCAGTTTCAGCTATTAACCTGGTTTTTCCCATGTACTTTGCAAGAAGTCCCTGTCCAAGGGTGTTGTTTATTTTATGAGCACCTGTGTGAAGCATGTCCTCCCTTTTAAGGTATATTTTACATCCAAGTTTCTCTGAAAGGTTCTTTGCGTAGTAAAGGGCTGTTGGCCTTCCTGCAAATTCCTTTAAATAGTATTGAAGTTCTTCATTGAACTTTTCATCATCCTTGTACTTTAAAAAAGCCTTTTCAAGCTCTTCAAGTGCAGGTATAATAAGTTCAGGGACAAAAACTCCCCCATATTTACCGAATTTTCCACTTTCTATCATGAGATCACCTTAACTTTAATTTATTCCAATCAAACAATCCAATCTTATTCTCCAATTAATTTAACAATCAAACAATCCATTCTAGTTAATTAAAAAGATTATTTTAATATTTAATACTTAAATGACCTTTTATTCCAAACAACTCTTTTATTTTAAGGGGATTTTTAATTCCAGGTGCATCTTCAACCCCTGAATTGACATCCACGTAGTCGAAGTATTTATCCAAAATTTTTTCATAACCCTTTATTCTTTCAGTGCTCATTCCACCTGCAAGAACTGTTTTTATACTTTTTTTAATATTTTTTGCAATTTTTGAAGCTTTTACTGCTGTTTCAATTGGAATCTGCCTTCCAGTTCCACCACTTTTTCCTTCAACTTCGTAGTCAAATATGATGGCATCACAAACCCTTGCAAATTCCTTTATTTCCTCTTTTTTATCCTCTGAAAGTTTATCAGAAATTCCAACTGCCCTTACTATCTTCAAATCCTTTTCAAGGGGACTGATTTTGAAACAATCCCGCCACTTAAGATATTTTATTTCATAAGGGGAAAGTGAGTGAAGCTGTAAAATCTTTATACCTGTTTTCCTTAGTGCAAAAAGCACTTCTTCAGCATTTTCAGGTTCCATTACAAGAACGGCCCTATCTTTATTCTTCATAAAATGTTTCAGTTCATTTATCCTTTCCAGTTCCACGAAACGTTTGGATCGTTTGATGTTTATAAATCCTATGAAGTCTGCACCTGCATCTTCACATATCTGTACATCTTTAGGTCTGGTCATTCCACAGATCTTAACTTTCATAAAAATCCAACCCAATATTAATTTCTTTGAATTTTGGAACCATTTAGGCTGCTG comes from the Methanobacterium aggregans genome and includes:
- the trpD gene encoding anthranilate phosphoribosyltransferase, which encodes MQQGFRDRSREMTEMMVDYLKKVASRKDLSEEEAYNCMSEMISGRASNVHIAAILTGLAVKRESAPEITGFSRAMRDACINVNPDMDIPLVDTCGTGGDRFKTFNVSTAASLIAAACGVAIAKHGNRSITSKCGGADVLEALGVNINCGARGVEHCLEDAGIGFMFAPNFHPAMKHVMPVRKELGIRTVFNIIGPLTSPAKADVQLLGVFDPEYVEVVAEVLKNLGLKRAMVVHGFDDRDEPAMDEISTIGKTKVALLDEGKIKVFDIYPEDFGIERADPEYIKAPETLEGNLDVVRDVLVGKRGDEKDRARLDMCLANSAAILFISGQVETLKEGFKMAEEVVESGAASQKLEEFIRASNSL
- the trpA gene encoding tryptophan synthase subunit alpha, with amino-acid sequence MEKNEDVTLMTETYQEMFKRVKDKGEGVFIPFMVAGDPDFETSLEIIKKMVEGGADALEIGFPFSDPVADGQTVQSADLRALNAGMTTDKCFEFIRRIREFTEIPIGLLVYYNLIYQRGINKFYEDALKSGVNGVLAADLPPEEAEESVKAARKHGIDPIFLAAQTTSNERLKQIAEMCSGFLYVVSVMGVTGARSEVKTSSVELVERMRSHTDLPLCVGFGISKPEHVAEVIKAGADGAIIGSALINIVEENLKDKTVLLDKVKEACAELKNATRIQG
- the trpB gene encoding tryptophan synthase subunit beta yields the protein MIESGKFGKYGGVFVPELIIPALEELEKAFLKYKDDEKFNEELQYYLKEFAGRPTALYYAKNLSEKLGCKIYLKREDMLHTGAHKINNTLGQGLLAKYMGKTRLIAETGAGQHGIATAVVGANFKIPVEVYMGSEDVERQKLNVFRMEISGAKVLPVHSGSKTLKDAINEAFRDWITNIETTHYLIGTTMGPHPYPTMVKHFQSVIGQEARKQILEKEGKLPDAAIACVGGGSNAMGLFSGFLDDEEVDLIGVEGGGEGVETDKTGATLCKGTEGVLHGSLSYVLQNQDGQIKEASSVSAGLDYPGVGPEHAYLHTSGRAKYVAVTNEEALRGFELLSKYEGIIPALESSHAVAYAEKYAKMPENKGKTIIVNLSGRGDKDMFLVAKEMGEEL
- a CDS encoding phosphoribosylanthranilate isomerase, which translates into the protein MKVKICGMTRPKDVQICEDAGADFIGFINIKRSKRFVELERINELKHFMKNKDRAVLVMEPENAEEVLFALRKTGIKILQLHSLSPYEIKYLKWRDCFKISPLEKDLKIVRAVGISDKLSEDKKEEIKEFARVCDAIIFDYEVEGKSGGTGRQIPIETAVKASKIAKNIKKSIKTVLAGGMSTERIKGYEKILDKYFDYVDVNSGVEDAPGIKNPLKIKELFGIKGHLSIKY